The following are from one region of the Primulina eburnea isolate SZY01 chromosome 17, ASM2296580v1, whole genome shotgun sequence genome:
- the LOC140817875 gene encoding uncharacterized protein, translated as MPFSTYRDLKLGEVKPTTITLQLANWSLTYPHGIVEDVLVKTDKFIFPADFVILDMEKDQDAPLIFGRPFLATGKALIDVHKGELTLRVGGEAVIFNIYKAIKGNDEVSTCKSIDIVESCVAEIDISHTVKDPLEICLSSAVSRVGNDDWKLREQLLALEELPKVKEAAHENLEEDKCSEIIPSSPVLKELPSHLCYAFLGENSTYPAIISSSLTLDEKEKLLRVLRKFKTAFGWSISDIKRISPTICMHSILMEESYAPYLDHQRRLNPAMKEVVKNEVLKLLNAGVIYAISDSSWVSPMQVMPKKGGITVVKNENDELISTRTVTGWRVCTDYRKLNNATRKDHFPLPFIDQMLDRLAGYCNYCFLDGYSGYNQIAIAPEDQEKTTFTCPYVTFAFRRIPFGLCNAPATFQRCMMAIFAYMVEEIMEVFMDDFSAFEKIKKALVTAPIMIVPYWKEPFELMCDASDYAVGVVLGQRRDKFFISIYYASRTMDAAQQNYTNTEKEMLAVVFAFDKFRPYLVGTKVIVFTDHAVIRYLFAKKDAKPRLMRWILMLQEFDFEVKDRKGCENQVADHLSRFELEDKKYEGIIKEAFPDEQLFERCADQVIRRCVDGVEAHQILELCHSSAYGGHFGATRTAAKVLQSGFFWPTLFKDSYTLVKSSDRCQRLVFEKACHLPLELEHRAFWAVKKLNFDLKASGDVRKLQLSEMDEFRNEAYENAKIYKEKTKKWHDKIIVRRELKPGQQVLLFNSRLKLFPGKLKSRWSGPFVVETVSQNGAIELKCSDGRTFKVNRQRVKPYYGTKVRNIDSVKLSEPN; from the exons atgccattTTCTACTTATAGGGACTTGAAGCTTGGAGAGGTAAAACCAACCACTATAACTTTGCAACTTGCGAATTGGTCACTCACTTATCCTCATGGAATTGTTGAAGATGTTTTGGTAAAAACTGACAAGTTTATCTTCCCTGCTGATTTTGTAATACTTGATATGGAAAAAGATCAAGATGCTCCATTGATTTTTGGGCGACCCTTCTTGGCCACTGGAAAAGCATTGATAGATGTACACAAAGGAGAACTCACCTTGAGAGTTGGTGGAGAAGCTGTGATATTCAACATCTATAAGGCTATTAAAGGTAATGACGAGGTGAGTACTTGTAAAAGCATTGATATTGTTGAATCTTGTGTTGCTGAGATTGATATAAGTCATACAGTAAAAGATCCATTAGAAATATGCCTTTCTAGTGCTGTGAGTAGAGTTGGGAATGATGATTGGAAATTGAGGGAACAACTTTTGGCTCTTGAGGAGTTGCCAAAGGTGAAGGAAGCTGCACATGAAAATTTGGAAGAGGACAAGTGTTCAGAAATTATACCTTCATCCCCTGTTTTGAAGGAATTGCCAAGCCATCTTTGTTATGCTTTCTTGGGTGAGAATTCGACATATCCGGCAATTATCTCTTCCTCTCTTACTTTagatgaaaaagaaaaattgttgagagtgttgaggAAATTTAAAACTGCATTTGGGTGgtcgatttctgatatcaagAGGATTAGTCCTACCATATGCATGCATAGTATTTTAATGGAGGAGTCATATGCTCCTTATTTAGATCATCAAAGGAGGCTTAATCCAGCCATGAAAGAGGTAGTGAAAAATGAAGTGttgaaattgttaaatgctggagTTATTTATGCTATTTCTGACAGCAGTTGGGTGTCTCCTATGCAAGTAatgcctaaaaagggtggaaTAACTGTGGTAAAgaatgaaaatgatgaactAATATCTACTCGTACTGTGACTGGATGGCGAGTATGTACTGATTATAGGAAGTTGAACAATGCCAcacgaaaagatcattttccattacctttTATTGACCAAATGCTTGATAGACTTGCTGGTTATTGTAACTACTGTTtcttagatggttattcaggttataaccaGATTGCTATAGCTCCGGAGGATCAAGAGAAGACAACTTTCACGTGTCCTTATGTCACGTTTGCTTTTAGAAGGATTCCTTTTGGGCTAtgtaatgcacctgctacttttcagaggtgtatgatggccattttTGCATACATGGTGGAGGAAATcatggaagtcttcatggatgatttctcg GCATTTGAGAAGATCAAGAAGGCATTGGTGACAGCACCAATCATGATAGTACCATATTGGAAGGAGCCCTTCGAattgatgtgcgatgctagtgattaTGCAGTAGGTGTGGTGTTGGGCCAAAGGCgtgataaattttttatatcaatctactatgcaagtcgaaCCATGGATGCTGCACAACAAAATTACACAAATACTGAAAAGGAgatgcttgcagtagtatttgcatttGACAAGTTTAGACCTTACTTGGTTGGAACGAAGGTAattgttttcactgaccatgcagttATTCGATATCTatttgccaaaaaggatgcaaaACCACGCTTGATGAGGTGGATCTTAATGctccaagagtttgattttgaagtTAAAGATAGAAAGGGGTGTGAAAATCAAGTAGCTGATCACTTGTCACGATTCGAACTTgaagataaaaaatatgaaggaATCATAAAAGAAGCATTTCCAGACGAACAACTTTTTGAG agatgtgctgaccaagtgattaggagatgtgTTGACGGTGTCGAAGCACACCAAATTCTTGAGCTATGTCATTCATCCGCATACGGTGGACATTTTGGAGCGACACGAACtgcagctaaggtattgcaatcaggttttttctggcctactttgtttaagGATAGCTATACCTTAGTGAAATCAAGTGATAGGTGccaaag gctaGTGTTTGAGAAAGCATGTCATCTGCCATTGGAGTTGGAGCATAGAGCATTTTGGGCTGTgaagaaattaaattttgatttgaaaGCTTCTGGTGACGTTAGAAAACTGCAGTTGAGCGAGATGGATGAATTCCGAAACGAAGCATATGAGAATGCCAAGATCTACAAAGAGAAAACTAAGAAGTGGCATGACAAAATCATTGTAAGAAGGGAGCtcaaaccaggacaacaagtactaCTGTTTAACTCTCGTCTGAAGTTGTTCCCTGGTAAGCTAAAGTCGCGTTGGTCAGGGCCGTTTGTTGTGGAAACGGTGTCTCAGAATGGGGCTATCGAGTTAAAATGCAGTGATGGGAGAACCTTCAAAGTCAACAGACAGCGGGTTAAGCCGTACTATGGGACTAAAGTAAGGAATATCGACAGTGTCAAGCTGAGCGAACCAAACTGA